One Solibacillus sp. R5-41 DNA segment encodes these proteins:
- a CDS encoding ABC transporter permease encodes MSGYFKFELKQFFTNKKNLAIYFLLAFAAFFYAIKVAPAYDPIEKVDREEIEARYLTRQEFIYSVMRSNFDFIHPVTKEYYYTYLKFNPLDKTRLTALDAGDLQEYARVTSDWYFTTNYMTYYNEHLSYNPRYYVKDRELAHALGFYHSLEQFVRYKAYAKADYALSINQFEQRTALQTVERLLIGPLPIILIICALLLAIDIVTKDCRHPSILKGFPIADWKKLLVKMLVAFIGSLALFIPLGVGFIMIGMQSGFGHFQLPSPVFTTTLQWQKEGSFDMMTLGAFLAQSFALLFMWFIVIIAVVLLCSVIFRQEMVNLAVAILIIFGEKFYLSRGVGYFWNVELYPTSYIQVGKIVSKYQNFYLGSESLDYRLGIQLLALGAGIVLILTLLISFNKRFKLVK; translated from the coding sequence ATGAGCGGATATTTTAAATTTGAACTCAAGCAATTTTTTACGAATAAGAAAAACTTGGCCATCTATTTCCTGTTAGCGTTTGCGGCATTTTTTTACGCCATTAAAGTCGCTCCTGCCTATGATCCGATTGAAAAGGTAGATCGAGAGGAAATCGAAGCACGCTATTTAACACGGCAGGAATTTATTTATAGCGTAATGAGGTCAAATTTTGACTTCATTCACCCTGTTACCAAGGAGTACTATTATACGTACCTCAAATTCAACCCATTAGACAAAACAAGGCTGACTGCACTCGATGCAGGTGATTTGCAAGAATATGCGAGGGTCACAAGCGATTGGTACTTCACCACGAATTATATGACCTATTACAACGAACACCTTTCGTACAATCCTCGCTATTATGTGAAGGACCGCGAACTGGCACATGCTTTGGGCTTTTATCATTCGTTAGAGCAATTTGTCCGGTACAAAGCTTATGCCAAAGCGGATTATGCGCTATCTATTAATCAGTTCGAACAGCGTACAGCGTTGCAAACTGTTGAACGTTTATTAATCGGTCCATTGCCGATTATTTTAATCATTTGTGCATTGCTCTTGGCCATCGATATTGTAACGAAGGATTGCCGCCACCCTTCTATTTTAAAAGGCTTCCCGATAGCAGATTGGAAAAAGCTCCTTGTAAAAATGCTCGTCGCTTTTATCGGGAGCCTAGCACTATTTATCCCATTAGGCGTAGGATTTATTATGATTGGCATGCAATCTGGCTTTGGCCATTTCCAGCTACCTTCACCAGTATTTACAACGACGTTACAATGGCAAAAAGAAGGTAGTTTTGACATGATGACGCTCGGTGCGTTTTTAGCGCAATCATTTGCATTGCTGTTCATGTGGTTCATCGTTATAATTGCGGTTGTCTTACTGTGCAGTGTCATATTCCGTCAAGAAATGGTAAATTTAGCTGTTGCCATTCTCATCATTTTTGGTGAAAAATTTTATTTGAGTCGTGGTGTCGGTTATTTTTGGAATGTCGAACTGTATCCAACCTCTTATATTCAAGTAGGAAAAATCGTTTCGAAATACCAAAACTTTTACTTAGGGAGCGAGTCTTTAGACTACCGCTTAGGAATTCAATTATTAGCATTAGGAGCTGGCATCGTACTTATTTTAACGCTGCTCATTTCTTTCAATAAACGGTTTAAGCTGGTGAAATAG
- a CDS encoding ABC transporter, with product MRVFQALKVGLLIERKNRKNLVALLAVVVVVFGCMFFIKAQSIGDQLNERKGDYYNSSAFLSKFQVQDASKNGDGSDLFKNLTQQKSAIALQIAALTVENYPMYYEASLRIAELRQQAFKLEDYEKVVELLPSKLQNAMNYLYFKTMYESGKDAVSDLSHYIPFLLFFFSLVGVGWYIFMSFYTSAILLDDFEHSSIIKGYPIRFDHYILSKCIIAFSYVLAFIVLIFISAAPLLLNGFGDPAEPVKVYLGEAALISSVGYIARCIGYMLVISVFVMLLSIILNVLLKNMYLTLFVHCILFFLQIIFPSLVSIFPYNPFHFMNFNEIVNGMPLDLAKPVDITMNAGLLIMTICIMIMLFVIKTFFSTGKIKRT from the coding sequence ATGCGAGTGTTTCAAGCATTAAAAGTAGGACTACTAATTGAGCGCAAAAACCGAAAGAATTTAGTGGCTTTGCTTGCGGTTGTGGTCGTCGTTTTCGGCTGTATGTTTTTCATTAAAGCGCAGTCCATTGGCGATCAACTGAATGAGCGAAAAGGCGATTATTATAACTCGAGCGCTTTCCTGTCTAAATTTCAGGTTCAGGATGCTTCTAAAAACGGCGATGGGAGTGATTTGTTTAAAAATTTAACCCAACAAAAAAGCGCGATTGCCTTACAAATTGCTGCCTTAACTGTTGAAAATTATCCAATGTATTATGAGGCTTCTCTAAGAATTGCAGAACTCCGGCAGCAAGCATTTAAGCTGGAAGACTATGAAAAAGTAGTAGAATTACTACCCTCCAAGCTTCAAAATGCAATGAATTATTTATATTTTAAAACGATGTATGAATCTGGTAAGGATGCCGTGAGTGATTTATCCCATTACATACCGTTTTTATTATTTTTCTTTAGCTTAGTAGGTGTCGGATGGTACATCTTTATGAGCTTTTATACGAGTGCGATTTTACTCGATGATTTTGAGCATTCTAGCATTATAAAAGGCTATCCAATACGCTTTGATCATTATATTCTTTCAAAATGTATCATTGCATTTTCATATGTTCTCGCATTTATTGTGCTCATTTTTATTAGTGCGGCACCCCTCTTGCTAAACGGTTTCGGAGATCCAGCAGAACCAGTCAAAGTCTATTTAGGGGAAGCAGCGCTCATTTCAAGTGTGGGATATATTGCACGTTGTATTGGCTATATGCTCGTCATTTCCGTATTCGTCATGTTGCTATCCATTATTTTGAATGTACTGTTGAAAAATATGTACTTAACATTATTCGTGCATTGTATTTTGTTCTTTTTACAAATTATTTTCCCATCGCTTGTTAGCATTTTCCCGTACAATCCATTCCATTTCATGAACTTCAATGAAATCGTAAATGGTATGCCACTAGATCTTGCAAAACCTGTTGATATTACGATGAATGCCGGGTTACTAATTATGACCATTTGTATCATGATCATGCTATTCGTCATTAAAACATTCTTCTCAACAGGAAAAATAAAACGGACATAG